The Candidatus Neomarinimicrobiota bacterium genome includes a region encoding these proteins:
- a CDS encoding T9SS type A sorting domain-containing protein produces the protein VEVEVEGAVIADGYALDPVYPNPFNATLTVPFTLTESMNVSIELFGVSMNFYSILGQKMMTVVNREFGAGSYNYTVQANDLASGIYFVRTSFNGRSHMQKAVLLK, from the coding sequence GGTTGAGGTTGAGGTTGAGGGGGCAGTTATAGCCGATGGCTATGCCCTGGATCCGGTCTATCCCAATCCCTTTAATGCCACCCTGACCGTCCCCTTTACCCTCACCGAATCCATGAATGTCTCCATCGAACTCTTCGGGGTCTCCATGAACTTCTACAGCATTCTCGGCCAAAAAATGATGACTGTGGTGAACCGTGAATTCGGCGCCGGGTCATACAACTACACCGTACAGGCTAATGACTTGGCTTCGGGCATTTACTTTGTCCGGACGTCGTTTAACGGCCGGAGTCACATGCAAAAGGCGGTGCTTTTGAAGTAA